The Apium graveolens cultivar Ventura chromosome 6, ASM990537v1, whole genome shotgun sequence genome contains a region encoding:
- the LOC141665378 gene encoding uncharacterized protein LOC141665378 yields the protein MLSKPLDGESLILYLAVSEYWISAVLVREEDGQQSPVYYVSKRLHDAETRYTSMEKLVYALILASRKLRPYFQAHRVEVRTAYPLRQVLHKPESSALVMLHPPHSEEFLEEFPHPWWVLHVDGAVNNGGAGAGIVLVSPEGHHLMSAIHFKFYVTNNDAEYEALINGLQISLEMGVRNLIARSDSELVVNQVNGGFQARGPRTELYLRCTQCLIGMFKEVRLECVPREKNG from the exons ATGTTATCAAAGCCGTTAGACGGGGAGTCTCTAATACTGTACCTCGCAGTGTCTGAATATTGGATCAGTGCAGTTCTGGTTAGAGAAGAAGATGGGCAGCAATCACCAGTGTACTACGTGAGCAAGCGGTTACACGATGCTGAAACTCGCTACACAAGCATGGAGAAACTGGTTTACGCCCTGATTCTTGCGTCAAGAAAATTGCGACCGTATTTTCAAGCCCATAGAGTTGAAGTTCGCACAGCATACCCGCTGCGACAGGTCCTGCACAAACCAGAGTCATCAG CTTTGGTAATGCTACATCCGCCTCATTCTGAGGAGTTTTTGGAAGAATTTCCGCATCCTTGGTGGGtcttgcatgtggatggggcggttaacaatggaggagcaggtgCGGGTATAGTACTTGTGTCTCCGGAAGGTCACCATCTGATGAGCGCcattcatttcaagttttatgtAACCAATAATGATGCGGAATATGAGGCGCTGATTAATGGCCTGCAAATCTCTTTGGAAATGGGGGTGCGGAACTTAATTGCAAGAAGTGACTCCGAGTTGGTAGTGAATCAGGTGAACGGGGGATTTCAAGCGCGAGGCCCACGAacagaattatacttgagatgtACGCAGTGCCTGATTGGAATGTTCAAAGAAGTTAGATTGGAATGTGTTCCGCGGGAGAAGAACGGGTAA